A single Cryomorphaceae bacterium DNA region contains:
- a CDS encoding amidohydrolase family protein has translation MKRLNLILALLWSVVAVAQIPSPGAPQEGPIAIINGTVHVGNGEVIENAYIFIEEGKIKAVGDGSAIRIDASAYDIIDAEGGHIYPGLIQLNTTLGLEDISAVRASRDDREVGALTPNVRSLIAYNTDSWHIPAQRHLGVLLAQPTPRGGYLPGTSSVVQLDAWNWEDAAYALDNGLHLSWPSPTYGARWWLGETERRENRDYGEQVAMIDQIFKDAQAYAAFEEDQASNLKLEAILPVFGGEKILFIQAARRQQIIEAVQWAQKMEIPKVVIVEPRDAGLCIDFLAENEIPVILPQVHALPNRADASLDERFDLPLRLHKAGVLVALSYDDLQEARNLPFFAGTAVAGGLDYEVALSMITANPAKILGISDRTGTLEVGKDANLIISSGDLLDMRTNDVRVALIQGRKLDLSGPQQKLYEKYQNKP, from the coding sequence ATGAAAAGATTGAATCTCATTTTAGCTTTACTGTGGAGTGTTGTGGCGGTCGCTCAAATTCCAAGTCCAGGGGCCCCTCAGGAGGGACCTATTGCGATTATTAATGGTACGGTCCACGTCGGAAACGGCGAGGTGATCGAGAATGCCTACATCTTTATTGAAGAGGGTAAAATTAAGGCTGTTGGAGATGGTTCGGCCATTCGGATTGACGCTTCTGCCTATGATATCATTGACGCAGAGGGAGGTCATATTTATCCGGGGCTCATTCAACTGAATACCACCCTTGGACTAGAGGATATATCAGCCGTACGTGCTTCTCGTGATGACCGCGAGGTGGGGGCATTGACCCCGAATGTGCGCAGTTTGATCGCGTACAATACGGACAGTTGGCATATTCCGGCACAGCGCCATTTAGGCGTTCTCCTGGCGCAGCCAACCCCTCGCGGGGGATACTTACCCGGAACCTCCTCGGTGGTCCAGTTGGACGCCTGGAATTGGGAAGATGCAGCATACGCTCTAGACAATGGACTTCACCTTTCTTGGCCTTCACCAACCTACGGAGCACGCTGGTGGCTTGGGGAAACCGAGCGTCGCGAAAACCGAGATTATGGTGAGCAAGTAGCCATGATCGATCAGATCTTCAAGGATGCCCAAGCCTATGCTGCATTTGAAGAAGATCAAGCTTCTAATTTGAAGTTGGAGGCCATCCTTCCCGTATTTGGCGGGGAGAAGATTCTCTTCATTCAGGCAGCCCGTCGGCAGCAGATTATCGAGGCGGTGCAATGGGCCCAAAAGATGGAAATCCCAAAAGTGGTGATCGTAGAGCCGCGTGATGCAGGCTTGTGTATCGACTTCCTCGCAGAAAACGAGATCCCGGTCATCCTGCCTCAAGTACACGCCTTGCCGAATCGAGCCGATGCCTCTCTGGACGAACGTTTTGATCTACCCCTTCGTTTGCACAAAGCAGGTGTCTTGGTGGCTTTGAGCTACGACGATCTTCAAGAGGCCCGGAATTTGCCCTTCTTTGCTGGTACAGCCGTAGCGGGGGGACTTGACTATGAGGTTGCTTTGAGCATGATTACGGCAAACCCGGCAAAAATCCTCGGGATTTCAGACCGCACCGGTACCCTTGAAGTTGGAAAAGATGCCAACTTGATCATCTCTTCTGGAGACTTATTGGATATGCGAACGAACGATGTTCGGGTGGCCCTCATTCAAGGGCGTAAATTGGATCTATCCGGTCCTCAGCAGAAACTCTACGAGAAATACCAAAACAAGCCGTAA
- a CDS encoding alpha/beta hydrolase translates to MLHYTTYEHDDSNEWVTFIHGAGGSSSIWFRQLRAFRKRFNVLLIDLRGHGQSKGLEPLKMPRYTFEEITEEVREVIDHLRIQKSHFIGISLGTIIVRELAERHRERVQSMIMAGAVMKMNLRGKILMRLGVWFKSVVPYLLLYRFFAFIIMPRKAHRTSRLLFIEEAKKLAQKEFIRWFKLAADVNAKLKWFRTVEVPIPTLYLMGDEDHMFLPSIKHLAARHKSAELVVVPNSGHVVNIDQPEFFNDHSIRFIEQVPTAR, encoded by the coding sequence GTGCTACACTACACCACGTACGAACACGATGACAGCAACGAGTGGGTGACCTTCATCCACGGGGCCGGAGGCTCATCGAGCATTTGGTTCCGACAACTCCGAGCTTTTCGGAAGCGATTCAATGTCTTGCTCATTGACCTTCGCGGTCACGGTCAGAGCAAAGGATTGGAGCCACTCAAAATGCCGCGCTACACCTTCGAAGAAATTACCGAAGAGGTACGCGAGGTCATTGATCATCTGCGCATTCAAAAAAGCCACTTCATCGGGATCTCCCTCGGAACCATTATCGTTCGGGAATTGGCCGAACGCCATCGCGAGCGCGTTCAGAGCATGATCATGGCGGGTGCCGTGATGAAAATGAACCTGCGAGGTAAAATTTTGATGCGCTTAGGCGTTTGGTTCAAAAGCGTTGTTCCCTATCTCCTGCTTTACCGGTTCTTCGCCTTTATCATCATGCCCCGGAAGGCACACCGCACTTCACGCCTACTCTTTATTGAAGAGGCCAAGAAACTCGCGCAGAAAGAATTCATTCGCTGGTTCAAGTTAGCAGCGGACGTGAATGCCAAGCTCAAGTGGTTCCGAACGGTAGAAGTTCCCATTCCGACCCTGTACCTCATGGGCGATGAAGACCATATGTTCTTGCCCTCGATCAAGCACTTGGCCGCTCGCCACAAAAGTGCAGAGCTGGTCGTCGTTCCCAACTCAGGCCATGTCGTAAACATCGATCAACCGGAATTCTTCAATGATCACAGCATACGATTTATTGAGCAAGTGCCTACGGCACGATAA
- a CDS encoding Na+ dependent nucleoside transporter, with translation MKRIWAVLLLLTPFILSAQDPVGHWQFKSILSESGDTLRSVSKTDSMHVSSDGTFSYGLTSINLVAAGQWEYNGDRLRFAYDRPNDTVRFYHLIISGDSLLTLQENGVNYTFQRPSISSSNEPKVVEEEFDTGSFDNITFTGILRGLLGLAVLVLLGWLFSSNRKAINWSLVMKGIGIQLIFAFAILKVEFIKNIFDWLSEAFVILLSFTTAGSEFIFGSLVTDLDGFGYIFAFQVLPTILFFSALTSLLFYYGILQKVVYGFAWLMKRTLKLSGAESLAAAGNIFLGQTESPLLIKPYIEKMTRSELMCLMSGGMATIAGGVLAAYIGFLGGDSDAEKIFFAKHLLAASVMSAPAAIVGAKLLVPETEKFNEEMSISKERIGKNALEAITNGTLQGIRLAVNVGAMLLVFIALIAMLNYLLGDFIGAQTGLNTWVNNFTEGQYESFSLQFILGYALAPITWLMGVAKEDMVLVGQLLGEKTILNEFVAYVSMGELKETGKFAEQKSVIIATYILCGFANFSSIGIQIGGIGALAPGRKTTLSELGIQALIGGTLASLFTAVIVGMLI, from the coding sequence GGCAATTTAAATCCATTCTTTCCGAAAGCGGAGACACCCTTCGCTCCGTAAGCAAAACGGACTCGATGCACGTCTCATCCGATGGAACCTTTTCCTACGGCTTAACCTCCATTAATTTAGTTGCGGCGGGTCAATGGGAATACAACGGTGACCGCTTGCGTTTTGCGTACGACCGGCCAAATGACACGGTCCGGTTCTACCATCTGATAATTTCTGGCGACAGCCTATTGACCCTTCAAGAAAATGGGGTCAACTACACCTTTCAGCGCCCGTCTATCTCTTCGTCGAATGAACCGAAGGTTGTCGAAGAAGAATTCGACACCGGCAGTTTCGACAACATCACCTTTACTGGAATCCTTCGAGGGCTGCTGGGCCTAGCCGTACTCGTCTTGTTGGGGTGGTTGTTTTCCAGCAACCGAAAAGCGATCAACTGGTCATTGGTGATGAAGGGCATTGGCATTCAGCTAATCTTTGCCTTTGCCATCCTCAAGGTTGAGTTTATAAAAAACATCTTCGATTGGCTGAGTGAAGCCTTCGTAATCCTATTGAGCTTTACCACGGCTGGGTCCGAATTCATCTTTGGTTCACTGGTTACGGACCTCGACGGCTTCGGTTACATCTTCGCCTTCCAAGTCCTACCTACTATTCTCTTTTTCTCTGCCCTCACAAGCCTCCTCTTTTACTACGGCATACTTCAGAAAGTCGTTTATGGGTTCGCCTGGCTCATGAAACGAACGCTTAAACTAAGTGGTGCAGAGAGCTTAGCTGCCGCAGGTAATATCTTCCTTGGGCAAACCGAATCTCCACTTTTGATCAAACCCTACATCGAGAAGATGACTCGATCGGAATTGATGTGCTTAATGTCAGGTGGAATGGCCACCATAGCTGGAGGCGTACTCGCAGCCTATATTGGCTTCTTGGGCGGAGATAGCGACGCCGAAAAGATCTTCTTTGCCAAGCACCTTCTTGCCGCCTCAGTGATGTCAGCACCGGCGGCCATCGTAGGGGCCAAACTACTGGTTCCAGAAACAGAGAAGTTCAACGAAGAGATGTCCATCTCCAAAGAACGTATTGGAAAGAACGCACTCGAAGCCATAACGAATGGTACGCTACAGGGTATACGCTTAGCTGTTAATGTAGGGGCCATGCTATTGGTGTTCATTGCCCTCATTGCCATGCTCAATTATTTATTGGGAGACTTCATCGGTGCGCAAACCGGATTGAATACTTGGGTGAACAACTTCACCGAAGGTCAATACGAGAGCTTTTCACTGCAGTTCATCTTGGGATACGCCTTGGCACCGATTACCTGGCTTATGGGTGTGGCTAAAGAAGACATGGTCCTCGTAGGACAACTCTTAGGCGAGAAGACCATCTTGAACGAATTTGTGGCCTATGTAAGCATGGGCGAGCTCAAAGAAACCGGCAAATTTGCTGAGCAAAAATCAGTCATCATTGCTACGTACATTTTGTGTGGCTTTGCGAACTTTTCGAGCATCGGTATTCAAATCGGCGGAATCGGAGCCTTGGCGCCAGGCCGGAAAACTACCTTAAGCGAACTGGGGATTCAGGCCTTGATCGGCGGAACCTTGGCCTCTCTGTTTACAGCCGTTATTGTCGGAATGCTCATCTAA
- a CDS encoding PD40 domain-containing protein has protein sequence MKRLILLFVGLATAFASSAQNPSWMRYPAISPDGTQIVFSYQGDLYLVSRDGGEARPLTTHPAYDYEPVWSRDGSKIAFASDRYGNYDVFVIDANGGTPTRLTYASSGDHPSDFTPDGSAVLFSASRQDAASNRQFPSGGLRELYQVPVNGGRPVQLLTTAAENARYNADGSSIIFHDWKGYEDFWRKHHTSAVTRDIWQYNFADGSYTKLSTYEGEDLYPVWDPSSDGIYYTSEMYGNSFNVVKRGADGSMSQVSSLENHPVRMLSVSNDGLLCYSYHGELYTQREGSDPLKVTVTLRDDAKENDYEILRASGSSDFSVSPNGKEIAFIYRGEVFVTSVDGSWTKRVTNTPEQERSVDFHPDGRKILYAGERDGSWNIYESEIAREDEKYFYSSTLLNEKALLDNPEEEFQAQYSPDGKEVAYLEERVVLKVLNIESGDTRTVLPAQYNYSYADGDQYYEWSPDGKWFFVEYLPGKQWIGDIGLVAASGEEEPIDMTRSGFNDWGASFEAGGEIMLWGSNRHGNTNLQGRGGSWDLYALFLTQAAWDKYRLNEQEYELWKEMKEDEGKDDDGDEDDDKKSKKKKKDDDEDADEKAMVYDMDGVHERKARLTPMSGSYGGGFLNKDGDKLYLFSYVNRKWGLYEWDLYKREMESVASLGRSFGNWELDKDRKHVYVSTGGGFSKIALAGGKTERVSVDAEVRLDPQGEREYLFEHVWRQTLKKFYVEDMQGVDWAFYKEAYEPKVKEMTNNDDFAELMSELLGELNASHTGSGAFGGSYGDDQTGVFGMLFDWTQDADGLTITEVLKNGPGDYKDSPFKAGTVVKAVDGREIKAGENPWGWFNRKAGETVLLTVSNDGKEEDVRIRAISRGYENQLLYERWVETNRKEVEELSGGKVGYVHVRGMNDASMRTVYEEALGRYYDCDALIVDTRFNGGGWLHDELATFLSGKAYVNLVPRGQDLGHEPMGKWKGKSCVLMSESNYSDAHFFPWTYKTLDIGPLIGTPVAGTATAVWWETLMNNSMYFGIPMVGTIDWDGNYLENQELQPDYEVVLTPADAAVGKDPQLEKAVEVMLEGLE, from the coding sequence ATGAAAAGACTAATTCTACTATTCGTGGGGCTGGCTACTGCATTTGCCTCAAGCGCGCAGAATCCTTCATGGATGCGCTATCCGGCGATTTCCCCGGACGGAACACAAATCGTTTTCAGCTACCAAGGCGACCTCTATTTGGTCTCCAGAGATGGTGGCGAAGCTCGTCCATTGACCACACATCCCGCCTACGATTACGAACCGGTTTGGTCCCGCGACGGATCCAAAATTGCCTTTGCCAGTGATCGCTACGGAAACTATGACGTATTCGTGATTGATGCGAACGGCGGCACCCCAACTCGGTTGACTTACGCCAGCAGCGGCGATCACCCCAGTGACTTTACCCCTGACGGATCTGCGGTCTTGTTTTCTGCCTCACGGCAGGATGCTGCGAGCAACCGACAGTTCCCCTCTGGAGGTTTAAGAGAGTTGTACCAAGTCCCCGTGAACGGCGGACGTCCCGTACAGCTCTTGACCACTGCTGCGGAAAACGCACGTTACAATGCAGACGGAAGCTCCATCATTTTCCACGACTGGAAAGGCTATGAAGACTTCTGGCGGAAGCATCACACCTCCGCAGTTACCCGTGATATCTGGCAGTACAACTTTGCCGATGGCAGCTATACCAAACTTTCCACCTACGAAGGCGAGGACCTCTATCCTGTTTGGGATCCATCTTCTGACGGCATTTACTACACCAGCGAAATGTATGGCAACAGCTTCAATGTGGTTAAGCGCGGTGCAGATGGCAGCATGTCCCAGGTAAGCTCTCTCGAGAATCACCCTGTACGGATGTTGTCTGTGAGCAACGATGGGCTCTTGTGCTACAGCTATCATGGTGAGCTCTACACACAACGCGAAGGAAGCGATCCGCTCAAGGTGACCGTTACCTTGCGCGATGACGCAAAAGAGAATGACTACGAAATCTTGCGCGCATCGGGATCTTCTGATTTTTCAGTAAGCCCGAACGGAAAGGAAATTGCCTTTATCTACCGCGGAGAAGTTTTCGTGACTTCCGTAGACGGATCGTGGACCAAGAGAGTAACCAACACTCCAGAACAAGAGCGCTCGGTGGACTTCCACCCAGATGGACGAAAAATCCTCTACGCCGGAGAGCGGGATGGATCTTGGAACATCTATGAGTCGGAAATCGCTCGTGAAGACGAGAAGTATTTTTACAGTTCAACTTTACTCAATGAAAAGGCCCTACTGGACAACCCAGAGGAAGAGTTTCAAGCACAGTATTCTCCAGATGGAAAAGAAGTGGCCTACTTGGAAGAGCGCGTAGTGTTGAAGGTCCTCAACATTGAGAGTGGAGACACGAGAACCGTTCTCCCTGCGCAGTACAACTATAGTTATGCCGACGGCGACCAGTACTACGAGTGGTCTCCTGATGGTAAATGGTTCTTCGTTGAATACCTGCCTGGGAAGCAGTGGATCGGGGATATCGGCCTTGTCGCCGCCAGTGGCGAAGAAGAGCCCATTGACATGACCCGTTCCGGATTCAATGATTGGGGAGCCAGCTTTGAGGCAGGTGGTGAAATCATGCTGTGGGGAAGCAACCGTCACGGGAACACCAATCTCCAAGGCCGCGGAGGTTCTTGGGATCTTTATGCTCTATTCCTCACGCAGGCTGCTTGGGATAAGTATCGTTTGAATGAGCAAGAGTATGAGCTCTGGAAAGAGATGAAAGAGGATGAAGGAAAGGACGATGACGGAGATGAAGACGACGATAAAAAGTCCAAGAAGAAAAAGAAAGATGATGATGAGGACGCTGATGAAAAGGCGATGGTCTACGACATGGATGGCGTCCACGAAAGAAAGGCCCGTCTAACTCCAATGAGTGGATCTTATGGAGGAGGATTCCTCAACAAGGACGGAGATAAACTCTACCTCTTCTCATACGTCAATCGCAAGTGGGGCCTATATGAATGGGACCTTTACAAACGCGAAATGGAATCCGTTGCCAGCTTGGGCCGAAGCTTCGGTAACTGGGAGTTGGACAAGGATCGCAAGCACGTCTACGTATCTACGGGAGGCGGTTTCAGTAAAATTGCTTTGGCCGGTGGAAAGACCGAACGTGTTTCCGTCGATGCTGAAGTACGTTTAGACCCTCAGGGAGAGCGTGAATACCTCTTCGAGCACGTATGGCGTCAAACCCTGAAGAAGTTCTATGTAGAGGACATGCAGGGTGTTGATTGGGCTTTCTACAAGGAAGCCTATGAGCCCAAAGTAAAGGAGATGACCAACAACGACGATTTCGCCGAATTGATGAGCGAGCTCCTTGGAGAATTAAACGCTTCTCATACGGGATCCGGCGCTTTTGGCGGCAGCTATGGAGATGACCAAACGGGCGTCTTCGGAATGCTCTTCGACTGGACTCAAGATGCTGATGGATTGACCATTACGGAAGTATTGAAAAATGGACCCGGAGATTACAAAGACTCACCATTTAAAGCCGGTACTGTTGTGAAGGCCGTTGATGGTCGCGAGATTAAGGCCGGAGAAAACCCTTGGGGCTGGTTCAACCGCAAAGCGGGTGAAACAGTGCTCCTAACCGTGAGCAATGACGGCAAGGAGGAAGATGTGCGCATTCGCGCCATCAGCCGAGGTTATGAGAACCAGTTGTTGTATGAACGATGGGTGGAAACCAACCGCAAGGAAGTGGAAGAACTCTCCGGTGGAAAAGTTGGATATGTTCACGTTCGCGGAATGAACGACGCCAGTATGCGTACGGTCTATGAAGAAGCCCTGGGGCGCTACTACGACTGTGACGCATTGATCGTGGACACGCGTTTTAACGGTGGCGGATGGTTGCACGATGAGTTGGCGACCTTCTTAAGCGGTAAGGCCTACGTGAACTTGGTTCCACGTGGTCAAGACCTAGGACATGAGCCCATGGGCAAATGGAAAGGCAAATCCTGCGTATTGATGAGTGAGTCCAATTATTCGGACGCGCACTTCTTCCCATGGACCTACAAGACCTTAGACATCGGTCCGCTGATTGGAACTCCTGTGGCGGGAACAGCCACTGCCGTATGGTGGGAGACCTTGATGAACAACTCCATGTACTTTGGAATACCGATGGTGGGTACGATAGACTGGGACGGAAACTACTTGGAAAACCAGGAGCTTCAGCCCGACTACGAAGTGGTATTGACTCCTGCTGACGCAGCGGTTGGGAAAGACCCTCAGCTTGAAAAAGCAGTAGAGGTCATGCTCGAAGGCCTTGAATAA
- the xth gene encoding exodeoxyribonuclease III, protein MKFISFNVNGIRASVKKGLLDSLVEMDADAVCFQETKATPEQVAEALTGLQGYHLHAYSAEKKGYSGTAIISKEAPQSVTYGIGIEEHDQEGRVITAEFDEYYLVTAYVPNSGNGLKRLDYRSQWDADMAAYLERLQEQKPVMFCGDLNVAHQEIDIARPKSNYNKTAGYTQKEIDGMDRFLNQTGLVDTFREQHPEEVKYSWWSYRAGAREKNIGWRLDYFLVSKALMPRISSSFILNEVLGSDHCPVGIEMS, encoded by the coding sequence ATGAAATTCATCTCCTTCAACGTGAACGGCATCCGTGCCAGTGTCAAAAAAGGACTCTTGGACAGCCTTGTCGAAATGGATGCGGACGCCGTCTGCTTTCAAGAAACTAAGGCAACTCCTGAACAAGTGGCTGAGGCGCTCACAGGCTTACAAGGGTATCACTTGCACGCTTATTCCGCGGAGAAAAAAGGGTATTCGGGTACCGCCATCATTTCAAAAGAAGCACCACAATCGGTGACCTACGGAATTGGAATCGAAGAGCACGATCAAGAAGGGCGTGTCATCACTGCAGAGTTTGACGAGTACTACCTCGTCACCGCCTATGTGCCCAATTCTGGAAACGGGTTAAAAAGGCTCGACTATCGCAGCCAATGGGATGCAGATATGGCCGCGTATTTGGAACGACTTCAAGAGCAAAAGCCCGTAATGTTTTGCGGTGACCTGAACGTGGCGCACCAGGAGATCGACATTGCGAGACCAAAATCCAACTACAACAAAACGGCTGGGTACACCCAAAAGGAAATCGATGGAATGGATCGCTTTCTAAACCAAACCGGCCTAGTCGACACCTTTCGGGAACAACATCCCGAAGAGGTCAAATACAGCTGGTGGAGCTATCGAGCTGGAGCTCGTGAAAAGAATATTGGCTGGCGCTTAGACTACTTTCTCGTGAGTAAAGCGCTCATGCCCCGGATCTCATCGAGTTTTATCCTCAACGAGGTACTCGGGTCCGATCACTGCCCGGTGGGTATTGAGATGTCTTAA
- a CDS encoding amidohydrolase family protein: MLFAFTALGQTGKTNDLADERPERYALTNATVHINETTTQEEATVLIEGSMIIQVMTSGEAPKGYRVVDLEGKHIYPGLIDLYSTYGTPQAERSRDRSRGPQFDSKTKGPYGWNQAIRSEFEADKVFEPSEKDAAALRKLGFTAVLTHRHDGIHRGSGSLVSTAKTDAGTAVIVPAASTHFSFQKGTSTQSYPSSIMGSVALLRQTHYDASYYAAVDQPESYDATLEAFNAQRALPAVFEVRNRLRALLADEIGEEMGYDFIVRGNGDEYQRTQELADAGLRFILPLDFPDAYDVEDPYGAVDIDLEEMWHWEHAAENAARLHAAGIEFTFTLDGLDNQRDFWKNLRGAIEKGLPEEVALAAMTTTPARWLGVSDRVGQVDAGYRADLLITDTTLFAKGCTVYQVWTGGQAHEYKALRADDYAGVYDLTIEDSTWTFKVLGDAGKHRAEIALTDSTTLEVTSKFKGPNLVMSFQPDGLPASIRLNGFRTDDGYRGSGQWSDGRWVDWTATYTSALPVDTTKKKKKKEESSSEEMMAELPRPFNGYGYFDAPEDTNIVFRKATIWTLAGDQEVLQEADLWVRNGRIEAVGVDLDASGATEVDASGMHLTPGIVDEHSHIALSGVNEGTMNSSAEVRMYDAVDSDDIDIYRQLAGGVVAAQLLHGSANPIGGQSALVKFRWGASPQEMRIEGADGFIKFALGENVKQSNWGDDNRIRFPQTRMGVEQVYVNAFTRAMDYRAVEAQTGKKEAFHRDLELEALAEIVESQRFITCHSYVQSEINMLMKVAEQFGFRINTFTHILEGYKVADIMAEHGAGGSTFADWWAYKYEVKEAIPYNAALMHEAGVTVAINSDDAEMGRRLNQEAAKAVKYGGVSEVEALKMVTLNPAKLLHLDDEMGTLEPGKSADLVLWTGHPLSVYSEAQTTLIDGRIYFDRAADAERLAWIQSERQRLIALMRGEKEKGAKTQKPKEKQRHHWHCDDLLNQGVAY, encoded by the coding sequence ATGTTGTTCGCTTTTACGGCTTTAGGGCAAACCGGGAAGACCAATGATTTGGCCGATGAGCGCCCGGAACGCTATGCCCTGACCAACGCAACTGTTCACATCAATGAAACGACGACCCAAGAAGAAGCTACGGTTCTTATAGAAGGCTCTATGATCATCCAGGTCATGACCTCTGGAGAAGCGCCAAAAGGGTATCGCGTCGTGGATTTGGAAGGCAAGCACATATATCCTGGGCTCATTGACCTATACAGTACATACGGAACGCCCCAAGCGGAACGATCTCGAGATCGGAGCCGTGGCCCCCAATTCGATAGTAAAACCAAAGGGCCCTACGGTTGGAATCAGGCCATTCGATCTGAATTTGAAGCGGATAAAGTCTTTGAGCCATCGGAAAAGGACGCCGCTGCGCTCCGAAAGCTCGGGTTTACGGCGGTATTGACGCATCGTCACGACGGAATCCATCGCGGCTCCGGCTCCCTCGTAAGTACGGCCAAGACCGATGCCGGAACGGCGGTAATTGTTCCAGCGGCCTCGACGCATTTCAGTTTTCAAAAAGGGACCAGCACGCAGAGCTATCCGAGCAGTATCATGGGTTCTGTGGCCCTCTTGCGTCAGACGCATTACGATGCGTCGTACTACGCCGCAGTGGACCAGCCCGAATCCTATGACGCAACATTAGAGGCCTTTAACGCCCAGCGGGCTCTTCCGGCAGTATTCGAAGTCCGCAATCGACTCCGCGCCCTACTGGCCGATGAAATTGGCGAAGAGATGGGATACGACTTCATCGTTCGCGGAAACGGAGATGAATACCAACGGACGCAAGAATTGGCGGATGCCGGTTTGCGCTTCATCCTTCCCTTGGATTTCCCTGACGCCTACGATGTTGAGGATCCATATGGAGCGGTGGACATAGACCTGGAAGAGATGTGGCATTGGGAGCACGCGGCCGAGAACGCGGCGCGACTTCACGCGGCGGGAATCGAGTTTACCTTTACCCTGGATGGCCTAGACAACCAACGGGATTTCTGGAAGAATTTGCGCGGAGCTATTGAGAAAGGCCTGCCCGAAGAGGTTGCTCTAGCCGCCATGACCACGACCCCCGCGCGCTGGTTAGGTGTTTCGGACCGCGTAGGTCAAGTCGATGCGGGATATCGCGCCGATTTGCTCATCACGGACACCACGCTATTTGCTAAAGGCTGCACCGTTTACCAAGTGTGGACAGGCGGCCAGGCCCATGAGTATAAGGCCCTACGGGCCGATGATTATGCCGGCGTCTACGACCTAACCATCGAGGACAGCACTTGGACCTTCAAGGTCCTGGGAGACGCAGGAAAGCATCGTGCCGAAATCGCCTTGACCGATTCCACGACACTCGAGGTGACTTCAAAATTCAAGGGCCCTAACCTTGTGATGAGCTTCCAACCAGATGGCCTCCCGGCCTCCATTCGATTGAATGGATTCCGGACCGATGACGGATACCGTGGAAGTGGTCAGTGGAGCGATGGTCGTTGGGTCGATTGGACGGCAACCTACACCAGTGCTTTGCCCGTGGATACCACGAAGAAGAAAAAGAAAAAGGAAGAATCTTCCTCCGAAGAGATGATGGCCGAGCTGCCTAGGCCGTTTAACGGATACGGGTATTTCGATGCTCCTGAAGACACGAACATCGTTTTCCGAAAGGCGACCATCTGGACGCTGGCGGGCGATCAAGAAGTTCTTCAAGAAGCAGATCTTTGGGTGCGCAACGGACGAATTGAGGCTGTGGGTGTCGATCTTGACGCTTCTGGGGCTACCGAAGTAGACGCTTCAGGAATGCACCTCACACCCGGTATTGTCGATGAGCATTCGCACATCGCCTTAAGCGGAGTCAACGAAGGAACCATGAACAGTTCGGCAGAAGTACGGATGTACGACGCTGTTGATTCCGACGATATTGACATCTATCGACAACTCGCCGGTGGAGTAGTGGCCGCGCAATTACTGCACGGTTCGGCAAACCCCATTGGTGGTCAAAGCGCTTTGGTCAAATTCCGCTGGGGGGCGAGCCCTCAGGAGATGCGTATTGAAGGAGCGGATGGCTTCATCAAGTTTGCCTTGGGAGAGAATGTAAAGCAGAGCAACTGGGGTGATGATAATCGAATACGCTTTCCGCAAACTCGGATGGGAGTAGAGCAAGTCTATGTGAACGCTTTTACTCGGGCGATGGATTATCGCGCCGTGGAGGCGCAAACCGGCAAGAAAGAAGCATTCCATCGCGATCTAGAGCTCGAGGCGCTTGCCGAGATCGTGGAAAGTCAGCGCTTCATTACGTGCCATAGCTATGTGCAAAGTGAGATCAATATGCTCATGAAGGTAGCTGAGCAATTCGGTTTCCGCATCAATACCTTTACCCACATTTTGGAGGGCTATAAAGTCGCAGATATTATGGCGGAACACGGCGCCGGTGGTTCTACTTTTGCCGATTGGTGGGCCTATAAATATGAAGTAAAAGAGGCCATTCCTTACAACGCAGCACTCATGCACGAGGCTGGAGTCACGGTGGCCATCAATTCCGATGATGCGGAGATGGGCCGTCGCTTGAATCAAGAGGCGGCTAAGGCGGTCAAGTATGGAGGCGTTTCGGAGGTTGAGGCTTTGAAGATGGTGACCTTGAACCCCGCAAAACTGCTTCATCTGGATGATGAAATGGGAACGCTTGAGCCTGGAAAAAGCGCCGATCTCGTGCTTTGGACAGGACATCCGCTCAGCGTGTACAGCGAGGCCCAAACCACCTTGATTGACGGACGTATCTATTTCGATCGAGCGGCCGACGCTGAGCGATTGGCTTGGATACAAAGCGAACGTCAGCGGTTGATTGCCCTGATGCGGGGAGAAAAAGAAAAAGGAGCCAAAACGCAGAAGCCGAAGGAAAAGCAGCGGCATCATTGGCACTGTGACGATTTGTTGAACCAAGGCGTAGCCTACTAA